From the Natronogracilivirga saccharolytica genome, one window contains:
- a CDS encoding L-threonylcarbamoyladenylate synthase, whose protein sequence is MVETHPEISLSRYAGQIRSGNVVAFPTETVYGLGADAWNADAVAQIFALKGRPPDNPLIVHVSSLEMAATLVTEISEDARRLMDRFWPGPLALILPKRPEVLDIVTAGLPTVAIRMPDHPIPLRLISEAGPIAAPSANTSGRPSPTRGEHVRQDFGKDVPVIDGGSCQFGLESTVLDLSERPYTVLRPGHITQSELEQVLLQPVRMGGFTEQSGPESGIRGRVGSVRERDRSSSGDDNKAFGGHASAPRSPGMKYTHYAPDALVRWMHPEELPEPAFPAENTLYLLHQIRPEENKGENTSSVSADRDIPVSGDSGSADFGSMQNGATPGVIIRYDGDYQEMARDLYDRFRMADLQGFEEVAIEPFSSYPEEAEALLNRIRKAIGE, encoded by the coding sequence ATGGTAGAAACACATCCTGAAATATCACTTTCCCGATACGCCGGGCAAATCCGAAGCGGAAACGTGGTGGCTTTTCCCACCGAAACGGTCTACGGCCTTGGCGCCGATGCGTGGAATGCAGATGCCGTAGCACAAATATTTGCTCTGAAAGGCCGCCCGCCAGACAATCCGCTGATTGTGCATGTCAGTTCCCTGGAAATGGCTGCTACGCTTGTAACCGAAATTTCCGAAGATGCCCGGCGGCTGATGGACCGGTTCTGGCCCGGCCCGCTTGCCCTTATCCTGCCGAAACGCCCGGAAGTTCTGGATATCGTCACGGCAGGTCTGCCGACGGTGGCCATCCGCATGCCGGACCATCCCATCCCGCTGCGTCTGATATCCGAGGCGGGCCCGATTGCCGCGCCCAGTGCAAATACATCCGGCCGGCCTAGTCCGACCCGGGGCGAACACGTGCGTCAGGATTTTGGGAAAGATGTGCCGGTCATCGACGGCGGATCGTGTCAGTTCGGGCTTGAGTCGACGGTTCTTGATCTGTCAGAGCGGCCCTACACGGTGTTGCGGCCGGGACACATCACCCAGTCTGAGCTGGAGCAGGTGCTGCTTCAGCCAGTCCGGATGGGCGGATTTACGGAACAATCCGGCCCTGAGAGCGGAATTCGCGGACGCGTAGGCTCGGTCCGGGAGCGCGATAGATCCTCATCCGGTGACGACAACAAAGCATTCGGCGGCCATGCTTCGGCACCCCGCAGCCCGGGAATGAAATACACGCATTATGCACCTGATGCGCTGGTGCGATGGATGCATCCCGAAGAACTTCCGGAACCCGCCTTCCCTGCCGAAAACACCCTTTACCTGCTGCATCAGATCCGTCCTGAAGAAAACAAAGGCGAAAATACTTCTTCCGTATCAGCAGATCGTGACATCCCTGTTTCCGGCGATTCCGGTTCCGCGGACTTCGGAAGCATGCAAAACGGAGCAACGCCCGGAGTTATCATACGCTATGACGGCGACTATCAAGAGATGGCGCGCGACCTGTACGACCGTTTCCGGATGGCGGACCTGCAAGGCTTTGAAGAAGTGGCCATAGAACCGTTTTCCAGCTATCCCGAAGAAGCCGAGGCACTGCTTAACCGGATCAGGAAAGCCATAGGCGAATAA
- a CDS encoding helix-turn-helix domain-containing protein — translation MKQKDKTISADDRTLARHSLKVLRRIAKVHKEQSKPLELKVTDDGSELQIPLSAIDDLEKLLKNLSQGNSIEVLSEDQMLTSQEAADYLNVSRPFVVKLMESGKIPFSKVGRHRRVRFSDLKKYEAQQQKIADQKLKELTQQAQDLNLY, via the coding sequence ATGAAGCAAAAAGACAAGACGATATCAGCCGATGATAGAACCTTGGCCAGGCATTCTTTAAAAGTACTGAGAAGAATCGCAAAGGTTCACAAGGAACAATCAAAGCCTTTAGAACTAAAAGTAACTGATGATGGTTCTGAACTTCAAATTCCGTTGTCCGCTATTGACGATCTGGAAAAGCTCTTGAAGAACCTTTCACAAGGGAATAGTATTGAGGTATTAAGTGAGGACCAGATGTTGACCAGTCAAGAGGCGGCCGACTATCTGAATGTTTCCCGGCCATTTGTCGTAAAACTAATGGAGTCGGGAAAAATTCCGTTTTCCAAAGTGGGGCGTCACCGGCGAGTGAGGTTTTCTGATCTTAAAAAATATGAAGCCCAACAACAAAAGATAGCGGATCAGAAGTTGAAAGAATTAACACAACAAGCGCAGGATCTGAATCTGTATTGA
- the mfd gene encoding transcription-repair coupling factor: protein MSLKNIAEIFSKHFPVDELSGNIAPGKSVRLQHFVGSTPALLMSGLAKKHLPLIVITPDAERAQFLKSDIDALGNGNSLYFPPSGARPYQSGRVSDTTVTAQRSDVIDQIRETREVVVVTSAEAVFEKMASADHFDKASISLKKQSEMDPDALAEKLADQQYQTVSFVNEPGEYARRGGIIDIFPFSGEYPVRLEFFGNEIESIREFDPDSQRSVAFLDQIRLLPNLESFSDAARQSLISFFDEHAVIAAVDYPGIVSEIHRLSEEAAQRYREVVSENKKAAPKPPEHRYMTADELAGELQRHPRLLFGAIPPDLTPDAEFTLQARPQPDFNSSVKLLRKDLADLSLQNIETWILCDNEGQRNRFEELLGEPGPELRYRLTMETLHRGFILPEMDIAVYTDHQIFNRYHRPKTRSKVRRGGISFKELKDLNIGDYVVHVDHGIGKFAGFRKITVRGADQESVVLRYQDDSTLYVNVSSLHKLQKYSGKDGTAPKVTKLGSGEWARKKAKTRKRVKDIARELITLYAKRKAQKAWSFSGDSSMQTELEASFMYEETPDQDSVIRDVKSDMQKEMPMDRLVCGDVGFGKTEVAVRAAFKAVLDGKQVALMVPTTILADQHAKTFRERMKDFAVNIEVISRFRSKAEQTDIIKRTRSGEVDILIGTHRIASKDVSFRDLGLLIVDEEQRFGVSVKEKLKELRASVDVLTLTATPIPRTLQFSLMGARDLSVINTPPPNRQPVLTEIHSFDKRLIRDAIMQEVSRGGQVFFIHNRVQNIEEIAGMVRSLVPNIRVRFAHGQMTGSKLEKIILDFYDHKFDVLVSTNIVENGIDIANANTIIINQANHFGLSELHQLRGRVGRSNRKAYCYLITPPMESLTLESRRRLLALEEYSDLGSGFNIAMRDLDIRGAGDILGAEQSGFVNEVGFEMYNKILNDAVRELKETEFAGLFEETEHIPERPETTVEFDYSALLPSDYVSDNVERLNLYRRLSGSAELKEVSDWQDEVADRFGPLPEATRNLVTATKIKILTSRLWLTKVTIRAGRMWLQCPDHASEAGSRFYDQGVMQHLMHRLEQLRPDAFQLAQKDQAVRFVVQQISDPETALSVLEQLQPEKTAKEPQTV, encoded by the coding sequence ATGTCTCTGAAGAACATTGCTGAGATATTTTCCAAACATTTTCCTGTTGACGAGCTTTCCGGCAACATAGCCCCCGGAAAAAGCGTGCGGCTACAGCACTTCGTGGGGTCCACCCCCGCCCTGCTTATGTCCGGGCTGGCAAAGAAGCACCTCCCTCTTATCGTAATAACACCCGACGCGGAACGGGCGCAGTTCCTGAAGTCAGATATTGACGCACTCGGAAACGGAAACTCGCTTTACTTTCCGCCTTCCGGCGCCCGGCCCTATCAGTCCGGACGAGTAAGCGATACGACCGTTACCGCGCAGCGTTCGGATGTCATTGACCAGATCCGGGAAACCAGAGAGGTCGTCGTGGTGACATCCGCAGAGGCAGTCTTTGAAAAAATGGCATCGGCCGATCATTTCGACAAAGCATCCATTTCGTTGAAGAAACAGAGTGAAATGGATCCGGACGCGCTCGCGGAGAAGCTTGCCGACCAGCAGTATCAGACGGTATCGTTTGTCAATGAACCCGGTGAATATGCCCGGCGTGGCGGCATCATCGACATTTTCCCGTTTTCCGGTGAATATCCGGTACGGCTGGAATTTTTCGGCAACGAAATCGAATCCATCCGGGAGTTTGATCCTGATTCACAGCGGTCCGTTGCATTTCTGGATCAGATACGGCTGCTGCCCAATCTGGAGTCTTTTTCGGACGCAGCGCGGCAGTCGCTGATCTCCTTTTTTGATGAACATGCGGTGATTGCCGCCGTGGATTATCCGGGCATTGTGTCGGAGATCCACAGGCTCAGTGAAGAAGCGGCTCAGCGGTATCGCGAAGTAGTGAGTGAAAATAAAAAAGCCGCTCCAAAACCTCCGGAGCACCGGTACATGACCGCAGACGAGCTGGCCGGTGAACTGCAGCGCCATCCCCGCCTGCTTTTCGGTGCCATCCCGCCTGATCTGACACCTGATGCCGAGTTTACCCTCCAGGCGCGCCCGCAGCCGGACTTCAACTCTTCGGTCAAGCTGCTCCGGAAAGACCTGGCCGACCTCAGTCTGCAGAATATCGAAACCTGGATTTTGTGTGACAACGAGGGGCAGCGAAACCGGTTTGAGGAGCTGCTCGGTGAACCCGGACCGGAACTTCGTTACCGGCTTACAATGGAAACGCTGCACCGCGGTTTCATCCTGCCGGAAATGGACATCGCCGTTTACACCGATCATCAGATTTTCAATCGCTACCATCGTCCCAAAACGCGTTCAAAAGTTCGCCGCGGCGGCATCTCTTTCAAAGAACTGAAAGACCTGAACATCGGCGATTATGTCGTGCACGTTGATCACGGCATTGGGAAATTTGCCGGGTTCCGGAAAATCACCGTCCGCGGGGCTGACCAGGAGTCCGTTGTACTGCGGTACCAGGACGATTCGACGCTTTACGTCAACGTATCCAGTCTGCACAAGCTTCAGAAATACTCCGGCAAGGACGGCACTGCACCCAAGGTCACCAAACTCGGATCGGGCGAATGGGCCAGGAAAAAGGCCAAAACCCGCAAGCGTGTCAAGGACATCGCCCGGGAGCTGATTACGCTCTATGCTAAGCGCAAAGCACAAAAAGCGTGGTCCTTTTCGGGGGATTCGTCCATGCAGACCGAACTTGAAGCGTCCTTCATGTATGAGGAGACGCCGGATCAGGACTCGGTAATCCGGGATGTAAAATCGGATATGCAGAAGGAAATGCCGATGGACCGGCTGGTATGCGGCGATGTGGGCTTCGGCAAGACCGAGGTGGCTGTGCGCGCCGCGTTTAAGGCGGTACTCGACGGAAAGCAGGTTGCCCTGATGGTGCCCACAACGATCCTGGCCGACCAGCACGCCAAAACCTTCCGGGAGCGGATGAAAGACTTTGCCGTAAACATTGAGGTCATCTCGCGTTTTCGCAGCAAAGCAGAGCAGACCGATATCATCAAACGCACCAGGTCGGGCGAGGTCGACATCCTCATCGGAACGCATCGTATTGCATCGAAAGATGTATCTTTCCGGGATCTTGGACTGCTGATCGTGGATGAAGAGCAGCGGTTCGGGGTGAGCGTGAAGGAAAAACTCAAAGAGCTGCGGGCCAGTGTGGATGTACTGACGCTTACGGCAACCCCCATTCCGCGTACGCTGCAGTTTTCACTGATGGGCGCACGGGACCTGAGTGTGATCAACACGCCGCCGCCCAACCGGCAGCCTGTCCTGACCGAAATACACAGCTTTGACAAGCGGTTGATCCGTGATGCCATCATGCAGGAGGTCAGCCGCGGCGGACAAGTGTTCTTCATCCACAACAGGGTGCAGAATATTGAAGAAATTGCCGGGATGGTCCGGTCACTCGTACCGAACATCCGGGTGCGTTTTGCGCACGGACAGATGACCGGCAGCAAGCTTGAAAAAATCATTCTGGACTTCTACGATCACAAATTTGACGTGCTGGTTTCAACCAACATCGTGGAGAACGGAATCGACATTGCCAATGCCAACACGATTATCATCAATCAGGCCAATCATTTCGGACTTTCGGAGCTGCACCAGCTGCGCGGACGGGTCGGGCGTTCAAACCGCAAAGCCTACTGCTACCTGATCACACCGCCGATGGAATCCCTGACGCTGGAGTCACGGCGACGACTGCTGGCACTCGAGGAGTACTCCGACCTTGGTTCGGGATTCAACATTGCCATGCGGGACCTCGACATCCGCGGAGCCGGGGATATCCTGGGCGCCGAGCAGAGCGGTTTCGTCAATGAAGTCGGTTTCGAGATGTACAACAAAATTCTCAACGATGCGGTGCGCGAGCTCAAGGAGACCGAGTTCGCCGGTCTGTTTGAAGAGACAGAGCACATTCCCGAACGGCCCGAGACTACCGTGGAATTTGACTATTCGGCGCTGTTGCCCTCAGATTATGTCTCCGACAATGTGGAAAGGCTGAATCTGTACCGGCGGTTATCCGGATCTGCAGAGCTCAAAGAAGTATCAGACTGGCAGGATGAAGTGGCTGACCGGTTCGGCCCGCTTCCGGAAGCGACCAGGAATCTGGTCACCGCAACAAAAATCAAAATTCTGACATCGCGGCTCTGGCTGACCAAAGTAACGATCCGTGCCGGGCGGATGTGGCTTCAGTGTCCGGACCATGCCAGCGAGGCAGGATCCCGGTTTTACGACCAGGGAGTGATGCAGCATCTGATGCACCGGCTGGAGCAGTTGCGGCCCGATGCGTTTCAGCTGGCACAAAAAGATCAGGCCGTGCGATTTGTGGTTCAGCAGATTTCTGATCCGGAAACGGCCCTTTCGGTTCTTGAGCAACTTCAGCCGGAGAAAACAGCAAAAGAACCGCAGACGGTTTGA